Within the Gossypium raimondii isolate GPD5lz chromosome 12, ASM2569854v1, whole genome shotgun sequence genome, the region ttaatatactaTCGATATTTTAGAAATTCAACCACAACCATTTATAGTTtgatatcattttaaattttcatcattgacgcaatttacttatatataacatcaattcaaattttcgttattatcatttaaaaattataactatttaccGGCCTaaattgattcaattggttAGCAGCATTTAGAAGCTTCACAATGGTTCAATGGAACACCTTCAAAGCTTCATTATCAATACCATTTAgctcctaaaaatatttttcattatctAATGGGATTATTATTTGACactaatgaattttttaattttagaagtgGGATTAAAAAGTCATCATATGTATCTACAAGTgattgaaagaaataaaactaaaatattattcttaaatatttggactaaatttaattcctaaattaatcattattgaaaagattttatttgAACAAAACCTTCTATTCAAACAAGTCATTTCATATAGTAAAACAAAACGAAAAACTgtcatacatttcatttatttttctttatttttattaattaagaaCATGTAACATATTAGTTcggataaattattttatggatcaTTCCCACCACATTATTCATGGtctctttctaattatttaatgatatttcaatactttttttcatgtcattgatatatattttagtaattctTTTACTATGAACCCCGAACCTTCTTTGAATCTTGAAGTTTAGGGTTCAATGTTTGAGTTTAGAATTCAGAGTTAATGTGTAGGATTTAGTGTTTTAAAATCTAGGATTCcagataatttttttcaaaattatgtgtcaatgtcataaaaaaaattactaaatatcattaaataattaaaaaaatcattaataataaaGAAAGCAATCTTAAGGGTTAAGTAGGTTGACTATTTTACTAAAGCAAGTCTTAATAATCAAATTGTCCGGTCCCTATAGAAAACAGTCGTTCAACTTTATAACTGGGCCCAGTTATACAACCAATTGATATTAACACAATGTTAAATCGGATTGGATAAATCTTTTTACGGACTTGAATCAGGATTCAAATCCGCTTCTGCCTCTATTCCTCTTTTTGTTCttcatttcctttgttttccCTCTCCAAATTACTAGGGTTTTGTTAAGCGCAGCTGCGTTTGACCTGCCTGATCGGTGAAAGTTAAATTCAGCATCAACTTTCGTGATTTTAAGGTGATTTCATTGAACTCCGCTGTGAAGTGTGTGTATGtgcgtttttttttttgtaattaggGTTTTAGATACTGATTTTGCGTATTGGATGTTGAAGGACTTGACCGGTTTCTTTTTTTACGTCATACGGTACTGTTTGATTACCTACTTCAGTATTAGCTTTTCTTTGGAAGATTTGAATGATCGAACTTCTCGGcggtattttatttaatttaaatatgactTGATTTGTGATCTTGCTTTGATTTTACTTGTCTAAATTCGAAATAAGTTTTTACTGTTGAATTAGCTCAATTGATTAAGTGTTCCCGACTGTTGCTAGGTTTGTAAGTAGACATGATAAAAGGGTTTTGAATTATTAGCTGCATATTGGTATTATTCTTTTATGTTAGTTTCCCTTTTGTTTggatgtgtttttttatttttttggaactATAGTgaatttagctatttaattttgtgtaaATTGTTAAAGCTTTCAGATATATTAGGGGATGGAAGTTACACAGGTGCTTTTCAATGCACAATCGATAGATGGGACTGTTCGGAAGAATGCTGAAGAAAGCCTGAAACAGTTCCAGGAGCAGAACCTTCCTGGTTTCTTGCTTTCACTTTCTGGAGAGTTGGCAAATGAGGAAAAACCTATTGAAACACGTAAATTAGCTGGTTTGATACTTAAAAATGCATTGGATGCTAAGGAGCAGCACAGAAAATTTGAGCTTGTTCAAAGATGGTTGTCGTTGGATGCTACTGCAAAGAGCCAGATTAAGGCATGCTTATTACAGACTTTGTCTTCTCCAGTATTCGATGCTCATTCAACTACATCTCAAGTCATTGCAAAGGTTGCTGGCATTGAGCTGCCCCAAAAACAGTGGCCCGAATTGATAGGTTCCCTTTTATCCAATGTTCATCAGATCCCAGCTTATGCTAAGCAAGCCACTTTGGAGACGCTTGGCTATTTGTGCGAGGAGGTCTCCCCTGATGTTATTGATCAAgatcaagtaaataaaatacttaCGGCTGTAGTTCAAGGTATGAGTGCATCTGAAGGAAATATTGATGTGAGGCTTGCAGCTACCAGAGCACTTTACAATGCACTCGGATTTGCTCAAGCGAATTTCAGCAATGACATGGAGCGTGATTATATCATGAGAGTTGTCTGTGAAGCAACTTTGTCCCCCGAAGTGAGGATAAGGCAGGCTGCTTTTGAGTGTTTGGTCTCCATTTCTTCAACTTACTATGAGAAATTAACTCCTTACATCCAAGATATTTTTAACATCACATCAAAGGCTGTTAGGGAAGATGAAGAACCTGTTGCCCTTCAAGCCATTGAGTTCTGGAGTTCAATATGTGACGAGGAGATAGATATTTTGGAAGAATATGGAGGTGAATTCACTGGGGATTCTGATGTACCTTGCTTTTACTTTATCAAGAAGGCACTCCCGGCCCTTGTTCCTATGCTGTTGGAGACACTGTTAAAGCAGGAAGAAGATCAAGATCAGGATGAAGGGGCTTGGAATATTGCAATGGCTGGGGGAACATGTCTTGGTCTGGTTGCGCAGACTGTAGGAGATGATATAGTCCCTCTTGTTGTGCCATTTGTTGAGGAGAATATAACGAAACCAGATTGGAGGCAGCGGGAGGCAGCAACTTATGCTTTCGGTTCAATCTTGGATGGCCCTTCTCCTGAAAAGTTAACACCTCTTGTGAATGTAGCTCTTACCTTCATGCTCAGTGCTTTGACAAAGGACCCCAATAGCCACGTCAAAGACACTACTGCCTGGGCCCTTGGACGTATCTTCGAATTCCTTCTTGGTTCGGCTGTAGATTTGCCTATTATCACTCAGGCAAATTGCCAACAGATAGTCACAGTTCTGCTACAGAGTATGAAGGACACTCCAAATGTTGCTGAGAAAGCCTGTGGTGCTCTCTATTTTCTTGCTCAAGGTTACGAGGGTGAAGGTGAACCATCTCCTCTAACTCCTTTTTTCCAGGAAATTGTCCAGTCCCTCCTCACTGTCACTCACCGAGAAGATGTTGGGGACTCCCGGCTGAGGACTGCTGCCTATGAAACTTTGAATGAGGTGGTGAGATGTTCAACAGTTGAGACAGCTCCATTGGTATTGCAATTGGTGGCTGTCATCATGATGGAACTTCATAACACCCTTGAGAGCCAGAAACTCTCATctgaagaaagagaaaagcaGAGTGAACTGCAAGGCCTTCTTTGTGGTTGTTTACAAGTCATTATTCAGAAGCTTGGTTCATCAGAGACAACCAAGTACGCATTCATGCAGTATGCAGATCAGATCATGGGACTTTTCCTTAGGGTTTTTGCTTGTAGGAGTGCTACCGTACATGAGGAAGCCATGCTTGCTATTGGAGCTCTTGCTTATGCAACAGGAGCAGATTTTGCAAAATACATGCCGGAGTTTTATAGGTACTTGGAGATGGGTCTTCAGAATTTTGAGGAGTACCAGGTCTGTGCTGTGACAGTTGGTGTTGTGGGTGATATTTCCAGGGCACTGGAGGAAAAAATTGTGCCTTACTGTGATGGGATTATGACACAACTTCTCAAGAATTTGTCGAGCAACCAGTTGCATCGCTCCGTGAAGCCTCCCATATTTTCATGCTTTGGTGACATTGCATTGGCAGTGGGAGAGTATTTCGAAAAATACCTAATGTGGGCCATGTCTGCACTTCAGAGCGCAGCAGATTTGTCCACCCATATAGCAGGTGATGATGAACTGGTAGAGTACACAAATTCCCTGAGAAACGGAATCCTGGAGGCATATTCTGGGATTTTCCAAGGGTTTAAGAACTCTCCCAAAACCCAGCTGTTGATTCCCTATGCACCTCACGTCCTCCAGTTCTTGGATGGCATATACATGGAGAAAGACATGTGAGTTCTATTAAATAAAAGTCTACTGTTTTAAGCTTTTTCTCTAACTAATGACTATGTTTTCTAACGAGTGGTTATTAacttaatgttttttatttcctaTAGGGATGATATGGTCATGAAGACTGCCATTGGAGTCCTTGGTGATCTAGCTGATACATTAGGAAATCATGCTAGTTCTATGATACAGCAATCTGTATCAAGCAAAGACTTTTTGAATGAATGCTTGTCCTCAGAAGACCTTCTGGTTAAAGAATCTGCTCAATGGGCCAAGTTGGCCATTAGTCGTGCCATTTCTGTTTGAGGGTGTTGCCATTcggcattttttattttctttcggAAATCCATGCAACCTGGTGTGTTTAAGTCGAGGTCTGAGATTGCATGTGTCAAGTCATCGCCATTGTCAAGGCAACTGAAAGTTTCTAGTCTTCACGTTGTCACTAACTCTTGCATCATCATCATGGGGTCGGATTCTTATGTCATTCATGAAGTGGATTGGGATGGTTTCAGAGAATCAAACTTTTTATCTCCTTTGTCAAGTCATCCCGATTGTCAAGACAAATAAAGTCACTAGTCTTCACGTTGTCATTAACTCTTGCATCATCATGGAGTCGGGTTCCAATTTCATTCATGAAATAGGGGGAATCTTTCAAACTCGAACGGTTCAAAGGGGGAGGAATCAGCAACCGTAACATGTCTGATTCAATAACTAGTCAGGTACCTCGGTCACTTGCTGTATTACCGCTCTGCTTGTGATTTGTCAATTTAAGGTCCATTGGGATGAATGGCTGAGGATGTGGTTCAAGTGCGGCAATACTTCAAAGACATATCTCATGTACTGTATTTCACCATTGTCTCACCCAGTTTTGGTTCCCTAGTGTTCTGCCACATATTTTGTCAAGTACACATCAGTTGGGTTTCATTTAACCATCGCcgcttctttttttatattaatgggGTTTGGTCCTTTTGGTACATATAAATGGAGTTTGGTCCTTTTGGTACATATAAATGGAGTTTGGTGGGTATCCACATGCTGCATTTTTCTTTGTGGGGGAGGGGGGAGCATTCCATCCTGCATCCCATCATTGTTCTTTTGGTTTGCGTTTCTTTTTGGGTcctttgatttgaattttaccAAATTCTGGAGTCAGTTTGTTCAAGTATCATGCATTCATTCAtaaatttcctttattttccctttatatgcaatataaattatattatattatattttatagattaaGGGATAAATATCAGAATTATAATGAGTTTTAGTCCGAAATGTAATTTGATTCATGGTCTTTAATTTAGTgcaattttacatataaaattttaattgtgatTCAAATGTATACCtttaaaaatctaaatacattaaattatttatatattgaattaatatagttatatgtatatacaatatgttaacataaaatgatgttatatcgaTAATTATGTTAGTGATTTCTGAAAATTGAATCATATCAATATTTAGTTTacatgtaattttaaattttattcctgaattttatagataaaattaCCAACTGCATTacctataatattttataataatatatataattaaggttAAATAAGACATTctataaaataactatttaaatGGGATAGGAAGAATTTGAAGTTTATGAAAATATGTTCTAAGAGGACAAGATTGGATaactttgaataaaataatcGTACAGATTTTGTAAGGAAGAACTTTTCCTTTTATAGTTATTAAAATCTGTCTTAATAATGGTATTACAACGAATTATTAACCGAAGTTTACGCCAAccacaaaatataaatgaaaaagataagAGCTGAACCAGAAAGGGTTATTAACCatctatttaaatatattatattctttatttttgcaAATCTTTTATTGGATATTATCAAGTGGGTCCATGGTAATATATATCCATGTTTATTCAcctatagttttatttttgtttttctatacCATAATTAAAAGATGCCTAATTCTTTTTAGCTGTCAAGTGGAGGATGGTATCTATTTAAGCGTGttcaaatgtatgtttttcaatttattattatttgtactATACAaggtataattttatttataaacccTTCTAACTTTTAAATCCAATAAAAGAGTTACTTATAAACACTCAAATTTGGAATacgaataataaaataaatatgaagaatgtcaaaaaaaaaattctttattaaaaatCTCTTACATTATTGTTAAGAAAATATGGGAGTTACAATTCAATCCTCTGGTCtagattattaaatataagCTAGAGGTTTGGAAAATAAGATAATcctaaattcaaattatcattttaataaaatagttagGGAAGTAAAATACATTATCGTAAtacatttgaaataaaataaattcaaaaactaattccttttcaaaaagtaaattaaaaattatattgtttgtataaattattgagtCCAGCTCCAAATCCGCGTCTCCTTCTCGTTCTTCCTTTTTTGCGTTTTCTCTCTCCAATTATTACGTCTTATTCAGCCGCTCTTCTCCGATCGGTGAAAGGTAAAGCTTGCATCTGAATTTTAagcttattttgttaaattcccCTCTAcaaatttcatgttaatttgAAATTAGGGTTTCTAATAGTGATTTTGGATATTTGATATTGAATGCATTGATTCGCTTTCTGTTTATTTGTAATACAAGTTCAAGTGTTATATTCATTTCCTTCCCAAGATTTGAATGATCGAATTTTTAAgtgttgattttatttaatttaaatctacTTCGATCTAGGTTTATCTTTGGTTTTATCTGTTACATTTcagattttaagtttttaatatcCAATTGGCACAATTGATCTTTAATATTCAAGTGTTCATTTCAGCTGCTAGGTAAGTAGAAATGACAATAGGGTTTTCTTGGACcgatttgatttttcatttattttttaactacATATTGGTTTTATTCTTGTTATTGTCATTTACTCTTTTCGATGAATTGTAAGGTAACAGTATGcgtttcctttttatttattttatttttggtaccTTTTATGTTTTTCTGGAATGGGGTTTTAGAATATCTACCTTATTTACCTCTGACTTACTGTTTATCTCATTTATTGAATCATTGATGCTTTCAGAAATATTATGGCTATGGAGGTTACGCAGGTGCTTCTGAATGCACAATCAATAGATGGAGCTGTGCGAAAAAATGCAGAAGATAGCTTGAAACAGTTTCAGGAGCAAAACCTTCCTGTTTTTTTGGTCTCGCTTTCTGGGGAGTTGGCAAACGAGGAGAAGCCTGTTGAAACACGTAAATTAGCGGGTTTGGTACTTAAGAATGCATTGGATGCCAAGGAACAACACAGGAAGTTTGAGCTTGTTCAAAGATGGTTGTCATTGGATGGCAATGCAAAAAGCCAGATTAAGGCATGCTTGCTGACGACTTTGACATCTCCGGTATCGGATGCTCGTTCAACTGCATCTCAAGTCATTGCAAAGGTTGCTGGCATTGAGTTGCCACATAAACAGTGGCCTGAGTTAATAGGTTCACTTTTATCAAATGTTCATCAGCTACCAGCTCAAGCTAAGCAAGCCACTTTGGAGACGCTTGGATATTTGTGTGAGGAGGTGTCCCCTGATGTTATCGATCAAgatcaagtaaataaaattcttaCAGCTGTAGTTCAAGGCATGAGTTCATCGGAGGGAAACACTGATGTGAGGCTTGCTGCAACCAGAGCACTTTACAATGCATTGGGCTTTGCGCAAGCAAATTTCAGCAATGACATGGAGCGTGATTATATCATGAGAGTTGTCTGTGAGGCAACGCTGTCCCCAGAAGTGAGGATAAGACAAGCTGCTTTCGAATGTTTGGTATCCATTTCATCAACTTATTATGAAAAATTAGCTCCATATATTCAAGATATTTTCAACATTACAGCAAAGGCTGTGAGGGAAGATGAGGAACCTGTTGCTCTTCAAGCCATTGAGTTTTGGAGCTCAATATGTGATGAGGAGATAGATATTTTGGAAGAATATGGAGGTGATTTCACTGGTGACTCAGATATtccttgcttttattttatcaagCAGGCGCTCCCTGCCCTCGTTCCTATGCTGTTGGAGACACTATTGAAGCAGGAGGAGGATCAGGATCAGGATGAAGGGGCTTGGAATATTGCAATGGCTGGTGGAACATGTCTTGGTTTGGTTGCACGGACTGTTGGAGATGATATAGTACCTCTTGTTGTGCCATTTATTGaggaaaatatttcaaaaccGGATTGGAGGCAGCGGGAGGCAGCAACTTATGCCTTTGGTTCAATCTTGGAGGGCCCTTCTCCAGAAAAGTTAATACCCCTTGTGAATGTTGCCCTTACTTTTATGCTCAGTGCTTTGACAAAGGACCCCAATAGCCATGTCAAAGACACAACAGCCTGGACCCTGGGACGTATCTTTGAATTTCTTCATGGTTCAGTTGTTGATTCTCCCATCATCAGTCAAGCAAATTGCCAACAGATTATTACAGTTCTGCTACAGAGCATGAAGGACACTCCAAATGTTGCTGAGAAGGCCTGTGGTGCTCTCTATTTTCTTGCTCAAGGTTATGAGGAGATGGGTCCATCATCTCCTTTAACTCCCTTTTTCCAGGAAATTGTCCAGTCCCTTCTCACTGTCACTCACAGAGAAGATGCCGGTGAATCTCGGCTGAGGACTGCTGCTTATGAGACACTGAATGAAGTGGTGAGGTGTTCAACTGATGAGACTGCTCCATTGGTGTTGCAATTGGTTCCTGTCATCATGATGGAGCTTCACAACACCCTTGAGGGCCAGAAACTCTCATCCGATGAAAGGGAAAAGCAGAGTGAATTGCAAGGCCTTCTTTGTGGGTGTTTGCAAGTCATTATTCAAAAGCTTGGTGCATCAGAACCAACGAAATATGTGTTCATGCAGTATGCAGATCAGATTATGGGACTTTTCCTTCGGGTTTTTGCTTGTAGGAGTGCTACCGTACATGAGGAGGCCATGCTTGCTATTGGAGCTCTTGCTTATTCAACAGGAGCAGACTTTGCAAAATACATGCCGGAGTTTTATAGGTATTTGGAAATGGGTCTTCAGAATTTTGAAGAGTACCAGGTCTGCGCTGTGACAGTCGGTGTTGTGGGTGATATTTCCAGGGCACTGGAGGAAAAAATTGTGCCTTACTGTGATGGTATTATGACACAACTTCTCAAGAATTTGTCGAGCAACCAGTTGCATCGCTCTGTGAAGCCTCCCATATTTTCATGCTTTGGTGACATTGCATTGGCAGTGGGAGAGTATTTTGAAAAGTATCTAATGTGGGCCATGTCTGCACTTCAGAGCGCTGCAGAGTTGTCTACCCATATAGCAGGTGATGATGAATTGGTAGAGTACACAAACTCCCTTAGAAACGGAATCCTGGAGGCATATTCCGGGATTTTTCAAGGGTTTAAGAACTCTCCCAAAACCCAGCTGTTGATTCCTTATGCACCTCACATCCTCCAGTTTTTGGATGGCATATACATGGAGAAAGACATGTGAGTTCTATTCAAATTTACAGTACTATGCCTTTCTAACCTGTGGTTATCAACTTATTTTAATGTATCTTATTTCCTACAGGGATGATGTGGTGATGAAGACTGCCATTGGAGTCCTTGGTGATCTAGCTGATACATTAGGAAGTCATGCTGGTTCTATGATACAGCAATCTGTCTCGAGCAAAGACTTTTTGAATGAATGCTTGTCTTCAGAAGACCTTATGATTAAAGAATCTGCTGAATGGGCCAAGTTGGCCATTAGTCGTGCCATTTCTGTTTGAGGGTGTTGCCATTCagcatgtttatttcttttcgaAGTCCATGCATTTGGGAATGTCTAGGGTCTTGGGTTGCATGTGTCGTGTCATCACCATTGTCAGACAACAGAAGTTACCAGTCTTTATGTTGTCACTAACATTTGCATCAGCATCATGGGGTCagattccattttttttaatcatgAACGAACTGGATACAGACA harbors:
- the LOC105765433 gene encoding importin subunit beta-1, with the protein product MEVTQVLFNAQSIDGTVRKNAEESLKQFQEQNLPGFLLSLSGELANEEKPIETRKLAGLILKNALDAKEQHRKFELVQRWLSLDATAKSQIKACLLQTLSSPVFDAHSTTSQVIAKVAGIELPQKQWPELIGSLLSNVHQIPAYAKQATLETLGYLCEEVSPDVIDQDQVNKILTAVVQGMSASEGNIDVRLAATRALYNALGFAQANFSNDMERDYIMRVVCEATLSPEVRIRQAAFECLVSISSTYYEKLTPYIQDIFNITSKAVREDEEPVALQAIEFWSSICDEEIDILEEYGGEFTGDSDVPCFYFIKKALPALVPMLLETLLKQEEDQDQDEGAWNIAMAGGTCLGLVAQTVGDDIVPLVVPFVEENITKPDWRQREAATYAFGSILDGPSPEKLTPLVNVALTFMLSALTKDPNSHVKDTTAWALGRIFEFLLGSAVDLPIITQANCQQIVTVLLQSMKDTPNVAEKACGALYFLAQGYEGEGEPSPLTPFFQEIVQSLLTVTHREDVGDSRLRTAAYETLNEVVRCSTVETAPLVLQLVAVIMMELHNTLESQKLSSEEREKQSELQGLLCGCLQVIIQKLGSSETTKYAFMQYADQIMGLFLRVFACRSATVHEEAMLAIGALAYATGADFAKYMPEFYRYLEMGLQNFEEYQVCAVTVGVVGDISRALEEKIVPYCDGIMTQLLKNLSSNQLHRSVKPPIFSCFGDIALAVGEYFEKYLMWAMSALQSAADLSTHIAGDDELVEYTNSLRNGILEAYSGIFQGFKNSPKTQLLIPYAPHVLQFLDGIYMEKDMDDMVMKTAIGVLGDLADTLGNHASSMIQQSVSSKDFLNECLSSEDLLVKESAQWAKLAISRAISV
- the LOC105765432 gene encoding importin subunit beta-1; this encodes MAMEVTQVLLNAQSIDGAVRKNAEDSLKQFQEQNLPVFLVSLSGELANEEKPVETRKLAGLVLKNALDAKEQHRKFELVQRWLSLDGNAKSQIKACLLTTLTSPVSDARSTASQVIAKVAGIELPHKQWPELIGSLLSNVHQLPAQAKQATLETLGYLCEEVSPDVIDQDQVNKILTAVVQGMSSSEGNTDVRLAATRALYNALGFAQANFSNDMERDYIMRVVCEATLSPEVRIRQAAFECLVSISSTYYEKLAPYIQDIFNITAKAVREDEEPVALQAIEFWSSICDEEIDILEEYGGDFTGDSDIPCFYFIKQALPALVPMLLETLLKQEEDQDQDEGAWNIAMAGGTCLGLVARTVGDDIVPLVVPFIEENISKPDWRQREAATYAFGSILEGPSPEKLIPLVNVALTFMLSALTKDPNSHVKDTTAWTLGRIFEFLHGSVVDSPIISQANCQQIITVLLQSMKDTPNVAEKACGALYFLAQGYEEMGPSSPLTPFFQEIVQSLLTVTHREDAGESRLRTAAYETLNEVVRCSTDETAPLVLQLVPVIMMELHNTLEGQKLSSDEREKQSELQGLLCGCLQVIIQKLGASEPTKYVFMQYADQIMGLFLRVFACRSATVHEEAMLAIGALAYSTGADFAKYMPEFYRYLEMGLQNFEEYQVCAVTVGVVGDISRALEEKIVPYCDGIMTQLLKNLSSNQLHRSVKPPIFSCFGDIALAVGEYFEKYLMWAMSALQSAAELSTHIAGDDELVEYTNSLRNGILEAYSGIFQGFKNSPKTQLLIPYAPHILQFLDGIYMEKDMDDVVMKTAIGVLGDLADTLGSHAGSMIQQSVSSKDFLNECLSSEDLMIKESAEWAKLAISRAISV